Proteins co-encoded in one Waddlia chondrophila WSU 86-1044 genomic window:
- the clpX gene encoding ATP-dependent Clp protease ATP-binding subunit ClpX, with amino-acid sequence MTTKSSATKEIASCSFCGRTEEGVEKLISGPKAYICDKCVRLCSSILDKKKATNYELSVLKPKEIKEKLDEYIIGQEKAKRAISVAVYNHYKRVQSLGKESDIEFNKSNVLLFGPTGSGKTLIAKTLAHILDVPFTIADATTLTEAGYVGEDVENIILRLVQAADYDIAKAELGIIYIDEIDKINRTTSNVSITRDVSGEGVQQALLKIVEGTIANVPPKGGRKHPNQEYIKVNTENILFIIGGAFVNLDQIVAKRLGRSTIGFSSQEGKSIDPHQKSQLLSQVEPEDLIQSGMIPEFVGRFHTIANCNELTVDDLVLILTEPKNAVIKQYISMFEMEDVKLSFTDEALQEVAKKAIEAGTGARALRMILENAMRDLMFEVPSDKTIQEIIIDKETITDQKPPHIKHTNKRKKIA; translated from the coding sequence ATGACAACTAAATCATCGGCTACTAAAGAAATCGCTTCCTGCTCCTTTTGCGGGCGTACTGAAGAGGGAGTTGAAAAACTCATTTCCGGACCTAAGGCGTACATATGCGATAAATGCGTCCGCCTTTGCTCCAGCATTTTGGATAAAAAGAAAGCGACAAATTATGAACTCTCTGTTCTCAAACCTAAAGAGATCAAAGAGAAGCTGGACGAATACATCATCGGGCAGGAAAAAGCGAAGCGTGCCATTTCAGTGGCAGTCTATAATCACTATAAAAGGGTTCAATCCCTCGGCAAGGAATCTGACATTGAATTTAACAAATCCAATGTCCTTTTATTCGGCCCTACAGGTTCCGGAAAAACACTCATTGCGAAAACGCTTGCCCATATCCTTGACGTCCCCTTCACAATTGCCGATGCAACGACTCTGACAGAAGCGGGCTATGTGGGAGAAGATGTTGAAAATATCATCCTTAGATTAGTTCAAGCGGCAGATTACGATATTGCCAAAGCTGAATTGGGAATTATCTATATTGACGAGATTGATAAAATCAACCGTACAACTTCCAACGTTTCCATCACTCGCGATGTTTCCGGAGAAGGTGTGCAGCAAGCTCTTTTGAAAATCGTTGAAGGAACAATTGCCAACGTCCCTCCTAAAGGGGGAAGAAAGCACCCTAATCAAGAATACATCAAGGTTAATACAGAGAATATTCTGTTTATCATTGGAGGCGCTTTTGTCAATTTGGATCAGATCGTAGCCAAACGTCTGGGACGCTCCACGATCGGGTTTTCATCCCAAGAAGGAAAATCTATTGATCCGCACCAAAAATCGCAGCTCCTCTCCCAGGTTGAGCCGGAAGACCTGATACAGTCGGGAATGATCCCCGAATTTGTGGGCCGCTTCCACACAATTGCAAACTGCAATGAATTGACCGTCGACGATCTTGTCCTTATCTTGACAGAGCCTAAAAACGCGGTCATTAAGCAATACATTTCCATGTTTGAAATGGAAGATGTCAAACTGTCGTTTACGGATGAAGCGCTTCAGGAAGTAGCAAAAAAAGCGATTGAAGCGGGAACAGGTGCTAGAGCCCTGCGAATGATCTTGGAAAATGCGATGCGCGACCTGATGTTTGAAGTTCCTTCAGACAAAACAATTCAGGAGATCATCATTGACAAAGAGACAATCACCGACCAAAAGCCGCCGCATATCAAGCATACAAACAAGCGCAAAAAAATCGCCTGA
- a CDS encoding ATP-dependent Clp protease proteolytic subunit — MLKEQTSEHSIPFPELSSLTPYVIEDTGRGERSMDIFSRLLKDRIVFIGQDIDDHVANIVVAQLLFLRMEDPKKDVNIYVNSRGGYITSGLAIYDVLKWLPCPVSTYCIGQASSMGALLLTAGDKGKRYALPNSRIMIHQPSGGVGGTSADIALQAKEILFLKKRMNEILAECTGQTEEKIAKDLERDLFMSPEEAKEYGLIDNIIEKKTGQDDN; from the coding sequence ATGCTTAAAGAACAGACATCTGAACACTCTATTCCCTTCCCCGAATTATCCTCTTTGACACCATATGTCATTGAGGACACAGGACGCGGTGAAAGGTCGATGGATATTTTTTCCCGCCTTTTAAAAGACCGCATCGTTTTTATCGGGCAAGACATCGACGACCACGTTGCAAATATCGTTGTTGCCCAACTTCTCTTTTTGCGCATGGAAGATCCTAAAAAGGACGTCAACATCTATGTCAATTCCAGAGGGGGTTACATCACCTCAGGTCTTGCGATCTACGACGTTTTGAAATGGCTCCCCTGCCCGGTTTCCACTTACTGCATTGGGCAAGCCTCTTCCATGGGAGCGCTTCTTCTTACCGCCGGAGATAAGGGAAAACGGTATGCGCTTCCCAATAGCCGCATCATGATCCATCAACCTTCAGGTGGTGTGGGAGGCACATCGGCAGACATCGCGCTTCAAGCTAAAGAGATCCTTTTTCTAAAAAAACGGATGAATGAAATTCTGGCGGAGTGCACGGGGCAAACTGAAGAGAAAATTGCCAAAGATCTGGAAAGAGACCTTTTCATGAGCCCTGAAGAAGCGAAGGAATATGGATTAATCGATAACATCATTGAGAAAAAGACAGGTCAAGATGACAACTAA
- the tig gene encoding trigger factor, with amino-acid sequence MNDKQTDSNQKEEIFENDHLSVSVSRSPGCKVRMAIQVTPLASEAAYQKAIKKINKEVSLPGFRKGKAPAKMVEDNYSKYVNQEWQDIMVQAAFQDAIKLTSIYPLSRETIQKPELQDASRKNGGQIVIEFESSPEIPEIEPKKLKLKKVEKKEIKDEDLGEALKDIQLHHATWEEIDNRGVEKGDYIDVDIEDASAPGTFICKDTRFEVEEGKMGAWMLKLVIGKKTGDVVEGTSERSEDLDPDTEFTPTECKITIKSIKTPNLPEIDEELAQKIGAESVEDLKTKLTSNLNSQAEEEVRHKLRMQVENSLAKHFPFEVPESLILSETNNRLNHLRHKLKNAGETEEAISSKLNEDREKIRDDAIRAFRLFFISRHIAEENKISVSQDELVRELVVQMYSPSSPIDTSLDPEEVRSKVYVNLLSQKVKDFLIEQAAMED; translated from the coding sequence ATGAACGACAAACAAACTGATTCGAATCAAAAAGAAGAAATCTTTGAAAATGATCACCTTAGCGTTTCAGTAAGCCGATCTCCCGGCTGCAAGGTCCGCATGGCAATCCAGGTCACTCCCTTAGCATCTGAAGCCGCTTATCAAAAAGCAATTAAAAAGATCAATAAGGAAGTTTCCCTCCCCGGGTTCCGAAAAGGAAAAGCGCCAGCCAAAATGGTCGAGGACAACTACAGCAAATATGTCAACCAGGAATGGCAAGACATTATGGTTCAGGCAGCTTTTCAAGATGCGATTAAGTTGACAAGCATCTATCCCTTAAGCAGAGAGACTATCCAAAAGCCGGAATTGCAGGACGCCTCCCGAAAAAATGGAGGACAGATTGTTATCGAATTTGAATCTTCGCCCGAAATTCCTGAAATCGAACCAAAAAAACTCAAACTGAAAAAAGTCGAGAAAAAAGAGATCAAGGACGAGGATCTCGGAGAGGCCCTTAAAGACATTCAGCTTCACCATGCAACTTGGGAAGAGATCGATAATCGTGGAGTGGAAAAAGGCGACTATATCGATGTCGACATCGAAGATGCATCTGCTCCCGGAACTTTTATTTGCAAAGACACCCGTTTCGAAGTAGAAGAGGGAAAAATGGGCGCCTGGATGCTCAAGCTTGTGATCGGAAAGAAAACAGGCGATGTCGTAGAAGGCACTAGCGAACGCTCAGAAGATCTGGATCCCGATACGGAATTTACACCAACCGAATGCAAAATCACAATTAAATCGATCAAAACCCCTAATTTGCCGGAAATTGACGAAGAGCTTGCACAAAAAATTGGCGCCGAGTCTGTTGAAGACCTTAAAACGAAGCTGACATCCAATCTCAACTCTCAAGCTGAAGAGGAAGTGAGGCACAAGCTTCGCATGCAGGTGGAAAATTCCCTGGCCAAACACTTTCCATTTGAAGTTCCCGAGTCTTTAATTTTAAGCGAAACCAATAACCGCCTCAACCATCTTAGGCACAAGCTGAAAAACGCTGGAGAAACAGAAGAGGCCATCTCATCTAAACTCAACGAAGACAGAGAGAAAATTCGAGACGATGCAATCCGTGCATTCCGCCTATTCTTTATCTCGCGCCATATCGCCGAAGAAAACAAAATCTCTGTCTCTCAAGACGAACTCGTCCGCGAGCTTGTAGTACAGATGTACAGCCCGTCTTCACCGATCGATACTTCCCTTGATCCTGAAGAGGTTCGCAGCAAAGTTTATGTGAATCTTCTCTCCCAAAAGGTCAAGGACTTTCTCATCGAACAGGCGGCAATGGAAGATTAA